A window of the Thalassospira indica genome harbors these coding sequences:
- a CDS encoding methyl-accepting chemotaxis protein produces the protein MKFFKNLSIPAKLMSCFAIMIAVILMVAVAGVFSTMQVSNANDQRDYLSKFERDYRDLDRAYLVARQELIYFLTTGDRAGLSGYENSLEEIDIRTDVLKTYASISPEVAALIEEMDGAIDRWEEIAAQQAELMHHYLTVNHARAIEASGEPRELSDQVTMIAGELAKNIDQMILDVEAEVAQAMQIFQVTLGVGVVLLIVMAVLFGGTLSRMIATPIRKMTDAMGKLAAGNLDIETLDMKRTDEVGAMAKSLEVFRENARERARMAEQEKVEAQRQIERTQRMGTLTKGFDEKIQDVLHAVNAALNDVRSASETLTSHAQRANQDAQDVAEQAQESSTNIETVASATAQLSASISEISSQIARVTEITQEAVGQTERTNERVEKLNEAAQSVGEVVNLISDIADQTNLLALNATIESARAGEAGKGFAVVAGEVKNLASQTVKATEQITAKIAEMQSETGAAAEAVHGFADTINKIDELMSVVASAVEEQGAATEEISRSVEGAANGNVAITNAVKSVASATTESGDLSSGQLDSVGRLAAANDELRSHVNGFLNDVRTV, from the coding sequence ATGAAATTCTTCAAGAACCTCTCTATCCCGGCAAAGCTGATGAGCTGCTTTGCTATTATGATTGCCGTAATCCTGATGGTTGCCGTTGCTGGCGTTTTTTCCACCATGCAAGTCAGCAACGCAAATGATCAACGTGATTACCTTTCTAAATTTGAACGTGACTACCGCGACCTTGACCGTGCCTATCTTGTTGCGCGTCAGGAACTTATCTACTTTCTAACCACCGGTGATCGTGCTGGTTTGTCGGGTTATGAAAACTCGCTTGAAGAAATCGACATTCGCACTGACGTCCTGAAGACCTATGCATCAATCAGTCCAGAAGTTGCTGCCCTGATCGAAGAGATGGACGGGGCGATTGACCGCTGGGAAGAAATCGCCGCGCAGCAGGCTGAGCTGATGCATCACTACCTGACGGTTAACCATGCCCGCGCGATTGAAGCGTCCGGCGAGCCGCGCGAACTTTCTGATCAGGTCACCATGATTGCGGGTGAACTTGCCAAAAACATCGATCAGATGATCCTTGATGTTGAGGCAGAGGTTGCCCAAGCGATGCAAATATTCCAGGTCACACTTGGTGTTGGTGTTGTTCTTCTGATTGTGATGGCGGTCTTGTTCGGTGGCACTCTGTCACGGATGATTGCGACGCCAATCCGTAAAATGACCGACGCGATGGGTAAACTGGCTGCGGGGAACCTTGATATCGAAACGCTTGATATGAAGCGTACCGATGAAGTAGGGGCCATGGCCAAGTCGCTTGAGGTCTTCCGGGAAAACGCACGTGAACGTGCCCGCATGGCCGAACAGGAGAAAGTCGAAGCCCAGCGTCAGATTGAACGCACCCAGCGCATGGGAACGCTTACCAAGGGCTTTGACGAAAAAATCCAGGATGTTCTGCATGCGGTGAATGCTGCCCTTAATGATGTCCGTTCGGCATCCGAGACGCTGACATCACACGCACAACGCGCCAACCAGGATGCGCAGGACGTGGCAGAACAGGCCCAGGAATCCTCGACTAATATCGAAACTGTTGCATCTGCAACGGCTCAATTGTCGGCCTCTATCTCCGAGATTTCCTCGCAGATTGCCCGCGTGACCGAAATCACGCAGGAAGCTGTCGGTCAGACGGAGCGCACCAACGAGCGTGTTGAAAAACTCAATGAAGCGGCACAAAGCGTTGGCGAGGTGGTCAACCTGATCAGTGACATCGCCGATCAGACCAACCTGTTGGCCTTGAACGCAACCATCGAGTCCGCACGTGCGGGCGAAGCCGGCAAAGGCTTTGCCGTGGTTGCCGGCGAGGTCAAAAACCTCGCGTCCCAGACGGTCAAGGCAACCGAGCAGATCACAGCCAAGATTGCCGAGATGCAAAGCGAAACCGGCGCTGCTGCCGAGGCTGTGCATGGCTTTGCCGACACCATCAACAAGATTGATGAACTGATGTCGGTTGTCGCCAGTGCGGTGGAAGAGCAGGGCGCTGCAACCGAGGAAATCTCGCGCAGTGTCGAAGGGGCTGCGAACGGTAACGTTGCCATCACCAATGCTGTCAAAAGCGTTGCCAGTGCGACCACCGAAAGTGGTGACCTTTCCAGTGGTCAGCTTGACAGTGTCGGGCGATTGGCGGCCGCCAATGACGAACTTCGCAGTCACGTTAACGGCTTCCTCAATGACGTCCGTACTGTCTGA
- the clpS gene encoding ATP-dependent Clp protease adapter ClpS, with amino-acid sequence MTEQDNDGTDLPNTGIVTKTRPKTKKPSMYKVLLLNDDYTPMEFVVHVLERFFEKGREEATEIMLQVHRKGVGVCGVFTYEIAETKVNQVMDLARQNQHPLQCTLEKE; translated from the coding sequence ATGACTGAACAGGATAATGACGGCACTGATCTGCCGAACACGGGGATCGTAACAAAGACACGGCCCAAGACCAAAAAGCCGTCCATGTACAAGGTGCTGTTGCTGAATGACGACTATACTCCGATGGAGTTCGTCGTTCACGTACTGGAACGGTTTTTTGAAAAGGGACGTGAAGAAGCCACCGAGATCATGCTTCAGGTGCACCGCAAGGGTGTCGGAGTGTGCGGTGTATTCACCTACGAAATCGCAGAGACCAAAGTAAACCAGGTCATGGACCTGGCCCGCCAGAACCAGCATCCGCTGCAGTGTACCTTAGAGAAGGAGTGA
- a CDS encoding phasin family protein: protein MSTKPKTTATSKSAASAAPKKKTVAKSAPKKAAAAPASTASKSAPAPKAAAPATSEKSAAPATVAAESAVSKPAATPTPTQMPSKSTATAKPVEAKPKAEPKQGDVFGFGALFIDGTGMEPYFELWKTPEVEAMVTAGNEAFEESVSAANEAFGKIFETMTGQADVFSGAGSRVAAQYEELLDTQKKSFEEVWQATMAMFEKTGGIGTELSSWMQKEFEASQEDLDELTKVESLADLQELHSRIVNRCYESSLAEGEKMQELMFSAFSDGLNAISKATNVALK from the coding sequence GTGAGCACGAAACCCAAAACTACGGCAACCAGCAAGTCTGCCGCTTCTGCTGCCCCGAAAAAGAAAACCGTGGCCAAGTCGGCGCCGAAAAAGGCTGCTGCTGCACCGGCAAGTACGGCATCGAAATCTGCGCCTGCGCCGAAGGCCGCGGCACCCGCGACGTCTGAGAAATCGGCTGCACCGGCAACCGTGGCGGCAGAGTCTGCTGTCTCCAAGCCTGCGGCAACACCGACCCCGACCCAAATGCCAAGCAAGTCGACTGCAACCGCAAAACCGGTTGAGGCGAAACCGAAGGCCGAACCAAAGCAGGGCGACGTTTTTGGCTTTGGTGCATTGTTCATCGACGGAACGGGGATGGAGCCCTATTTCGAACTTTGGAAGACTCCTGAGGTCGAAGCAATGGTCACTGCTGGCAATGAGGCGTTCGAAGAAAGTGTTTCTGCTGCCAATGAGGCATTTGGCAAGATCTTTGAAACCATGACCGGTCAGGCCGATGTTTTTTCCGGTGCCGGATCGCGGGTTGCTGCTCAGTATGAAGAGCTGCTTGATACCCAGAAGAAAAGCTTCGAGGAAGTTTGGCAGGCAACCATGGCGATGTTTGAAAAGACCGGTGGCATTGGCACCGAGCTTTCGAGCTGGATGCAAAAAGAATTTGAAGCATCGCAGGAAGATCTTGATGAGTTGACCAAGGTTGAAAGCCTTGCAGACCTTCAGGAGTTGCATTCACGCATCGTCAATCGCTGCTATGAAAGCAGTTTGGCCGAAGGTGAAAAGATGCAGGAACTGATGTTTTCGGCCTTTTCGGACGGCTTGAATGCGATCAGCAAGGCAACGAATGTTGCGCTGAAATGA